In Papaver somniferum cultivar HN1 unplaced genomic scaffold, ASM357369v1 unplaced-scaffold_80, whole genome shotgun sequence, the following proteins share a genomic window:
- the LOC113345089 gene encoding FACT complex subunit SPT16-like isoform X1: MEAVRTSKLNMLTRLKFYGKIDESEDEKEERRIAKQAQLGVWLKMKVEERLLGVEYSDTDEEETKPPKQRLKNVTPFEFGKRRPVIGQLKLRMETKDRVIILTDVMIILPKAEEEGQGDEGKGGEGQGEEGRGRETIAAGTLETHANGFIYKASNFRKHFYFHDIKKSFFRLGDKKLPPLLHFQLHVPFMKGRENTKDIEFHLVECPVRQKRHKRSYHAGKIEEQKQTSWDGGHNERLKNFVDRVYARWSSLHHSPCLFYELEKKYEFGGVFCSKASTFVLTSYDLIVLLKKPFSVFPLTDVHFVNLARLRYGKIDMTVIFQDYGKEDSLLEINSVPLKALASIKDRLNDVKYYVNTKKLHWKAVLKDIADFPKKFVEKGGWDYFELEDSKTLAYYCKFAEG, from the coding sequence ATGGAAGCTGTTCGAACCTCAAAACTAAACATGTTGACCAGATTGAAATTTTATGGAAAAATTGATGAATCCGAGGATGAAAAGGAGGAGAGGCGCATTGCAAAGCAGGCACAACTTGGTGTCTGGTTGAAGATGAAAGTTGAAGAAAGATTGTTGGGTGTTGAGTACAGCGACACTGACGAGGAGGAAACTAAACCTCCGAAACAACGGCTTAAAAATGTTACGCCGTTTGAATTTGGAAAAAGACGGCCTGTCATTGGTCAGTTGAAGCTGCGGATGGAAACAAAAGACAGGGTAATAATCCTAACTGATGTTATGATCATCCTTCCCAAGGCAGAAGAAGAAGGCCAAGGTGATGAAGGCAAAGGTGGAGAAGGCCAAGGTGAAGAAGGGAGAGGTAGAGAAACCATTGCTGCTGGTACTCTTGAAACCCATGCTAACGGGTTCATATACAAGGCCTCCAATTTCCGTAAGCACTTTTACTTTCACGatattaaaaaatccttcttccgTCTTGGGGACAAGAAGTTGCCGCCTCTCTTGCACTTTCAGTTGCATGTTCCATTCATGAAGGGGAGAGAAAATACGAAAGACATCGAATTCCATTTGGTAGAATGCCCTGTGAGACAGAAAAGACATAAGAGGTCCTATCATGCAGGTAAGATTGAGGAACAGAAGCAAACCAGCTGGGATGGGGGCCATAACGAACGTTTAAAGAACTTTGTCGACAGAGTTTATGCTCGATGGAGTTCCCTGCACCATTCACCCTGTCTGTTTTATGAGCTAGAGAAGAAGTATGAATTTGGTGGGGTTTTCTGCTCCAAGGCCTCAACCTTTGTCCTGACTTCATATGACCTAATTGTGCTTTTAAAAAAACCTTTCAGTGTGTTCCCACTAACGGATGTTCATTTTGTTAATCTGGCGCGGCTTAGATATGGGAAAATTGATATGACAGTCATATTTCAGGACTATGGTAAGGAGGACAGTCTGCTGGAAATCAATTCAGTTCCCTTAAAGGCGCTTGCTAGCATAAAAGATCGCCTTAACGATGTGAAGTACTATGTGAACACTAAAAAGCTACACTGGAAGGCCGTACTAAAAGACATTGCAGATTTCCCGAAGAAGTTCGTAGAGAAGGGCGGATGGGATTACTTTGAACTCGAGGATTCTAAGACCTTGGCCTATTACTGCAAATTCGCGGAAGGCTAA
- the LOC113345089 gene encoding uncharacterized protein LOC113345089 isoform X2 produces the protein MEAVRTSKLNMLTRLKFYGKIDESEDEKEERRIAKQAQLGVWLKMKVEERLLGVEYSDTDEEETKPPKQRLKNVTPFEFGKRRPVIGQLKLRMETKDRVIILTDVMIILPKAEEEGQGDEGKGGEGQGEEGRGRETIAAGTLETHANGFIYKASNFRKHFYFHDIKKSFFRLGDKKLPPLLHFQLHVPFMKGRENTKDIEFHLVECPVRQKRHKRSYHAGKIEEQKQTSWDGGHNERLKNFVDRVYARWSSLHHSPCLFYELEKKYEFGLW, from the exons ATGGAAGCTGTTCGAACCTCAAAACTAAACATGTTGACCAGATTGAAATTTTATGGAAAAATTGATGAATCCGAGGATGAAAAGGAGGAGAGGCGCATTGCAAAGCAGGCACAACTTGGTGTCTGGTTGAAGATGAAAGTTGAAGAAAGATTGTTGGGTGTTGAGTACAGCGACACTGACGAGGAGGAAACTAAACCTCCGAAACAACGGCTTAAAAATGTTACGCCGTTTGAATTTGGAAAAAGACGGCCTGTCATTGGTCAGTTGAAGCTGCGGATGGAAACAAAAGACAGGGTAATAATCCTAACTGATGTTATGATCATCCTTCCCAAGGCAGAAGAAGAAGGCCAAGGTGATGAAGGCAAAGGTGGAGAAGGCCAAGGTGAAGAAGGGAGAGGTAGAGAAACCATTGCTGCTGGTACTCTTGAAACCCATGCTAACGGGTTCATATACAAGGCCTCCAATTTCCGTAAGCACTTTTACTTTCACGatattaaaaaatccttcttccgTCTTGGGGACAAGAAGTTGCCGCCTCTCTTGCACTTTCAGTTGCATGTTCCATTCATGAAGGGGAGAGAAAATACGAAAGACATCGAATTCCATTTGGTAGAATGCCCTGTGAGACAGAAAAGACATAAGAGGTCCTATCATGCAGGTAAGATTGAGGAACAGAAGCAAACCAGCTGGGATGGGGGCCATAACGAACGTTTAAAGAACTTTGTCGACAGAGTTTATGCTCGATGGAGTTCCCTGCACCATTCACCCTGTCTGTTTTATGAGCTAGAGAAGAAGTATGAATTTG GACTATGGTAA